The following nucleotide sequence is from Anatilimnocola floriformis.
GCTGATTCATCAGCTCGGTGCGCGACTCGTTTTTGGCGATGGCGTGGTTCAGCAGCTTGCCGATGGAGATCGTTTGCTTGTCGGTGAGTTCGGTCGGGGCAGCATCGGCGATGCGAAGCACATCAAGCGGCAGCAAGATCGGCTTGGGGTTGGCCCACATCAGTTCGTTGAGAACCTTGCTGTACATCCGCTGCGGAAAATCGCTGGGATATTTGACAATCAGATCGTGGAATTTTTCCCATTCGCCGGCATGCACGTAGAGTGGGAATTTCTCTTCGTCGGGCAGGTCCTTGTCGCCACCGCTGCCCATGCGAGCAACCGCGCGGAAGACTTCTTCGGGTGTGCGCGAGAGCTTAGCTCGCAAGCAAGCATCGCCGCGATCGGTGATCACCTTCATGGCCGCTCGCGCGGCGGCTTCTTCGGCTTCGGCTTTGAGGCGGGCCTCGACCTTGAGTCGCGCTTCCTCGGCTTTCTTGAGTTCCGCAGCCCGCTTGGCTTCCTCGGCTGCGCGTTTGGCTTCTTCCGCCGCTTTCTTGGGGTCTTCCGGTTTGGTTTCGGTCTTGGCCGGTTCGTCTACTTTTTCCTGCGCACGAGCGAATGGCTGCAAAACGCTCACGGCCAGCAGGAGCAGGCTGCAGGCTGCGAAAGAACGGGCTTGGAGGAGATGCTTCATCACAGATTCCAAAATCCAAAACACGAATGCGATTCCTTACGAGCCTTTTTCAAACTCAGGCGGCGTGATTTCGCTGTTGTTCAGTGTGGGGGCACGCGGGCGACTGTCGGGCGGAGCGACATTGGTTCCCGAGGTCGGCGGAGCTTGCGTCGGCGGCGTGAATGTGACAGTCGTCGCAGCACCGCCGCCACTACCACCACCAGCGGGCGGCGGTGGAGGTGTGGGAAGGTTCGCCGATTTGATGACCACTTCCAGATTCTTGCGATCGAGGCCGTTGCGGTCGGCAAGGCTGTGCTCGGCAAGGAAACGAAAGTTCTGCCGCGAAAGTTCCCACTGTTTCATCCAGACTTGCTTCTCGGCCGATTCCAGTCGGAGCGCGATCATCGCTTGATAATGGACGCGGCCGAGAAAGTCGCGGGCGTCGAAGGCCAGTTGCGACTGCGGGCCGTGGGTGGCTTCGACGTGTTCGACGAACTGCCGCGTGTCGGTGAGTGTATCGTCGAGCTTGCCGAGCTGGAACGCCGCTTTGAGTTGAGCCAATCGCAATTGATCGCGGGCCACCGTCGCAGCCGTGGCGTTATCGCTTGTCACCGGCACGGCGCTCACGGCCTTGCCGTAAGCGGCGATTGCTTGTTCCCAGTGCTGATTCTGCTCGTGCTTCTCTGCCTCAGCTTTTAGCTCGGCCGCTTCGCGCCAGGCGAGTTCGCGCTGACCCGGGCCGAAGTGATAACTCACCAGCGCGACAGGCACGAGCAACCACAGCAGGATCAGCCACTTCCTGATGATTTTGAAATTAAGTTTAAGATTTAATGGAGATGTCATGCTGCCATCTCCCGCGGGCGACTTGCCGGCAGTTCGCGCCCGGCGTTCCAGGCACAACCGAAGTATTCGAGTAGCAGTGGCAACAGCGCGAGGATCGTCGCGCCGATGGCAATCGCGCCCAGCGCGAGGTCCTTCCAAGTGAAACCAAGCTTCGCGGGCTTCGGCGGATTCACGGCGAGCTCAGTGAGGGCCGACGTCGGCACATGCCGCGTGTTGACATCGTAATAAGAGCCACGCAGCTCGGCAGCGAGTCGGCGGAGCACGCCCGCCTGTTGCCGCGAATCATGGCCATCAATGAAGGTGCCAACGACCGGATCGCCGACGGCAAAGATCTGCACCTGGCTGACCGAGCGCGGCATCTTCGGGATCTGGCTGAAGTCGACCGTGTCGCCATCGGTACACAAAATGACTGTCGTGCTCTTCGGCGCCCAATCGCGGGCCATATCAGCCGTCGCTTGCAGACCTTTGATCACGTCGGTCTTGCCCGGCTCAAAGGCCCAGACCAGCGGCAGGTTATCGAGCACGTTCGTGATGACGGCAGTGTCGTAAGAGTCGACGACCACCGGCCGTGCGGAAGTGAAAAAAGCGATGATGCTGAACCGCGTGCGGGCGACCGAGATTCGCGGGAAGATCCCTTTCACCACCTGCAGCACCCGCTGCCGGCGTTCGAGGTTGCGATTTTCTCCCGAGTCGCTGATGGCCATGCTCGGCGAAACATCGAGCAGCAAAATGATCCGCTGCAAATCTTCCGGCGCGGGCTCATCGGCTTCGGCGCCGGTGGTACTCAGCGCTTCGCTGGGCGACAGCGCGAGAATGACCAAACCCCAGGCCAGCAAACTGCCGGCCACCACTCGCAGCAGCGGCGCTGCCTTGGTCCAACTGCGCGGCTCACCCGTGGGGCCAAACGCCAATCGGCCGAGCGCGGCGCTCCGCCGCGCGTGAATCCACTCCGCCCAAGCCGACAACGCAAACACCACTGCGGCCAGCAGCAGGGCTACGAAGTTCGGACTCCAAGCAGCAATGGGCATAACGATTCAACAACGTGAGAGGAAATGGGGCAGCGCGTTGACGGCTGCACCAATTGATCGCGAACTCTGGCCAGCAGCGATCGGCGGTAAGAAGTAGTCAGGCGGGAAAGTAAATCTGGCAGCACTCCCAATCTAGTTATCCCCCGATGTGACTGCAACTGTCGCGGCTCTACAGCGCCCACCACAACCTGCTATTTTGAGTCATTCCCATCTCGATTCTCAGGAGGCTGCCATGAATCGTTACTCGTCCCGGTATGGCTGGATGCTTGTTTTGCTCGCTCTCGGCGGGCTGTGGTTGCGAATCGAGAGTCAGGGGCAACAGCGATTGGCGTTTGCTGCTCCGACCCAACCCAACGCGAACGAGTCAGCTCCACTGCCGGCAGCAACCATCGCCGTGGTTGATATCGCCGCCACCTTCAAACGCTTTCGCACCTTCAACGACGAAATGGACAAGCTCCGGCAGAAAATTGAAGACTTCGACCGACTCGTGAAACGGGATGTCGAAGCGTTGAACAAGTTGACTGAGCTGGCCGAGCGGTTGCGGCAGAAGGAACTGGGCAGCGAAGAACACAAGCAGCGGCTGGCAGAGTACGACACCAAGTCGAAAGAAGTGCAAGCCCGGGTTGCGTTGCAGAAAGCCGACCTTTTGGCTGTCGAAGGGCAAGTCTACTACGACGCTTATCGCAAGGTCGAAGCCGCCACCAAAGTCGTCGCGCGTCAGCGCAAGGTGAATCTAGTCGTGCGATTTAACTCCGACGATATGAAACGTGAAGACCGCAACAGTGTGCTGCAAGGAGTGAACCGCCCCGTCGTGTTCCACACGCCGGAACTCGATATTACCGAGGACATCATCGCGCACCTGAATCAGCGGTAGCTGCCGGCGTTGGGACTACTTTCGGGCAACACGACGTCGCATTGGCCGAAAAAGGTTGGCCCGAAAATCGTCCTGCCCCCCTGACGTTGATCGGCAGTCGCTCGCGATTCG
It contains:
- a CDS encoding vWA domain-containing protein encodes the protein MPIAAWSPNFVALLLAAVVFALSAWAEWIHARRSAALGRLAFGPTGEPRSWTKAAPLLRVVAGSLLAWGLVILALSPSEALSTTGAEADEPAPEDLQRIILLLDVSPSMAISDSGENRNLERRQRVLQVVKGIFPRISVARTRFSIIAFFTSARPVVVDSYDTAVITNVLDNLPLVWAFEPGKTDVIKGLQATADMARDWAPKSTTVILCTDGDTVDFSQIPKMPRSVSQVQIFAVGDPVVGTFIDGHDSRQQAGVLRRLAAELRGSYYDVNTRHVPTSALTELAVNPPKPAKLGFTWKDLALGAIAIGATILALLPLLLEYFGCAWNAGRELPASRPREMAA
- a CDS encoding OmpH family outer membrane protein; this encodes MNRYSSRYGWMLVLLALGGLWLRIESQGQQRLAFAAPTQPNANESAPLPAATIAVVDIAATFKRFRTFNDEMDKLRQKIEDFDRLVKRDVEALNKLTELAERLRQKELGSEEHKQRLAEYDTKSKEVQARVALQKADLLAVEGQVYYDAYRKVEAATKVVARQRKVNLVVRFNSDDMKREDRNSVLQGVNRPVVFHTPELDITEDIIAHLNQR